A window of the bacterium genome harbors these coding sequences:
- the rnhB gene encoding ribonuclease HII, which translates to MEDDMQLIAGIDEAGRGCLIGPMVLCGVAIEQEREKELWAIGVKDSKQLTPAKRERICELIGQTARSVQMVMVMPQEIDRENLNVLSKKKSAELIIRLNPDCIYLDVPARGMGIPKYCQDIRCLVAREGLHICGENKADQNYAVVAAASIVAKVMRDREIKKLQEFYGDFGSGYPSDPKTRHFARQCLAAGKPLPPLIRTKWATIARFRKPLQQRLFDESGKEQ; encoded by the coding sequence ATGGAGGATGACATGCAGCTCATTGCCGGTATTGATGAAGCCGGGCGGGGATGCCTGATCGGGCCTATGGTCCTGTGCGGGGTGGCGATCGAACAGGAGAGGGAGAAGGAGCTTTGGGCGATCGGAGTGAAAGACTCCAAACAGCTCACTCCCGCAAAAAGGGAGCGCATCTGTGAGCTGATCGGCCAGACAGCCCGGTCGGTGCAGATGGTCATGGTTATGCCCCAGGAGATTGACCGGGAAAACCTGAATGTGCTGAGCAAGAAAAAGTCAGCGGAGCTGATCATTCGGCTGAATCCGGATTGCATCTATCTGGATGTTCCGGCCAGGGGGATGGGAATCCCGAAATACTGTCAGGACATCCGCTGCCTGGTTGCCAGGGAGGGCTTGCACATTTGCGGAGAAAACAAGGCCGATCAAAACTATGCAGTCGTTGCTGCCGCATCTATTGTGGCCAAGGTGATGCGGGACCGTGAAATCAAAAAATTGCAGGAATTCTATGGAGATTTTGGTTCCGGCTATCCTTCAGACCCAAAAACCAGACATTTTGCCCGGCAGTGTCTTGCCGCAGGAAAGCCGCTTCCCCCTCTTATCCGCACCAAATGGGCTACCATTGCCCGCTTCCGGAAACCTCTGCAGCAGCGGCTCTTCGATGAAAGCGGGAAGGAGCAATGA
- the aroA gene encoding 3-phosphoshikimate 1-carboxyvinyltransferase has product MNLVVQKTDRLAGEISIPGSKSHTIRGVVMASLAEGGSCLSDPLDSADTLAAFNAAQALGARIDASRSGEWIITGFGRYPQPPAGPIDMLNSGTSTNLFTSIAALGDFEVIIDGDSSIRRRPVQPLLDALRQLGAEAESINGNGCPPLRIRGPMQGGEVEVECRSSQYVSSLLISCPLIPAGTTTIRVYHLCEVPYIQMTLDWMHSLGIQYEQEGYEYFKIPGGQHYHPFTRKIPADWSSATFPLSAAAMIRGSDCLLKGLDINDSQADRKVLEYLQEMGARIEIIDRGIRVIGQGLHGAELDLNNTPDALPAIAAAACVAEGVTVIRNVAHARIKETDRIRVMAEELGRMGAQVQETPDGLIIERSRLHGARVEGHHDHRVVMALSLAGMVAEGTTLITTAEAVNVTFPGYVDLMQGLSAGMNIEDNT; this is encoded by the coding sequence ATGAACCTGGTAGTACAAAAAACAGACCGTCTGGCCGGTGAGATTTCCATTCCCGGCTCAAAATCCCATACTATCCGGGGTGTGGTCATGGCTTCCCTGGCTGAGGGCGGATCCTGCCTGAGTGACCCGCTGGATTCGGCCGATACCCTGGCCGCCTTCAATGCAGCACAGGCACTGGGTGCCCGGATCGATGCATCCCGCTCCGGCGAGTGGATCATTACAGGATTCGGCCGATACCCTCAACCTCCGGCTGGCCCGATCGATATGCTCAACAGCGGCACATCCACTAACCTGTTTACCTCGATAGCGGCCCTGGGGGATTTTGAGGTCATTATCGACGGGGATTCTTCCATCCGCCGCCGTCCGGTGCAGCCTCTGCTGGATGCCCTGAGACAACTGGGGGCTGAGGCAGAGTCAATTAACGGGAATGGCTGTCCTCCGCTGCGGATCAGAGGCCCGATGCAGGGAGGTGAGGTCGAGGTGGAATGCCGCAGCTCCCAGTACGTCTCAAGCCTCCTGATATCCTGCCCGCTCATCCCTGCCGGGACCACCACGATCCGGGTCTATCACTTATGCGAGGTGCCCTATATCCAGATGACTCTCGACTGGATGCACAGCCTCGGCATCCAGTACGAGCAGGAAGGGTATGAATATTTTAAGATTCCCGGCGGACAGCACTACCACCCCTTTACCCGCAAAATTCCGGCTGACTGGTCATCGGCCACCTTCCCTTTAAGCGCGGCGGCCATGATCAGGGGCTCCGATTGCCTGCTTAAAGGGCTCGATATCAATGATTCCCAGGCTGACCGGAAGGTTCTGGAATATCTTCAGGAAATGGGGGCCCGGATTGAGATCATTGATCGGGGAATCCGGGTTATCGGACAGGGCCTGCACGGTGCGGAGCTTGACTTGAATAACACCCCCGATGCCCTTCCGGCCATAGCCGCAGCCGCCTGCGTGGCCGAAGGGGTGACCGTGATCAGGAACGTTGCCCACGCACGGATCAAGGAGACCGACCGCATCCGGGTCATGGCCGAAGAGCTTGGCCGGATGGGAGCTCAAGTACAGGAAACCCCCGATGGGCTGATCATCGAGCGCAGCAGGCTGCATGGTGCCAGGGTCGAGGGGCATCACGACCACCGCGTGGTTATGGCCCTTTCCCTGGCCGGGATGGTGGCCGAAGGTACGACACTGATCACGACAGCCGAGGCGGTTAACGTGACCTTTCCCGGCTACGTCGATCTCATGCAGGGCCTTTCAGCCGGGATGAATATAGAAGATAATACATAA
- the aroE gene encoding shikimate dehydrogenase, with protein sequence MICVPITAITTGVALQDIQQAEEVADILELRVDYLADPDLAKILTARKKPLIVTCRKTDEGGKFPGTEAERIQLLEEAVRLGADYIDVEWSCGPEVLQRFKELTRGTRTRIISSWHNFQETPQNLGGLYTSMRSAGADIVKIVTQANSINDNLKIFDLIFQAQEDDQEIIALCMGPHGEISRILAPLLGAFLTFGSLRQGKESAPGQIEARSLRDVFRVRDLKDTDFRLYGLVGNPVNQSQGIYLHNRAFQHLQQDSLYVNFLVEDLASFMRGFKGYICGLSITMPHKQKIMDYLTEVDPIARRIGAVNTVVKRKNKLIGYNTDITGAVQAIEAVTPLADKKVVLLGAGGVARAIAHGVAKQGGRLTILNRTPGRAQTLARELFCRSGGLEEIQNLEADILINGTSVGMAPQTEEMPVPESVLRPGLVVFDTVYHPAETRLLKEARARGCLTISGVDMFLNQAAAQFTLWTGLEAPIEVMRSVLKL encoded by the coding sequence ATGATCTGTGTACCTATCACTGCCATAACCACAGGAGTAGCCCTGCAGGATATTCAGCAGGCGGAAGAAGTTGCTGACATTTTGGAATTGCGGGTTGATTATCTGGCTGATCCGGATCTGGCAAAAATTCTGACAGCCAGGAAAAAACCGCTCATCGTTACCTGCCGAAAAACGGATGAGGGCGGAAAATTCCCCGGCACCGAAGCAGAGCGGATACAGCTCCTTGAGGAGGCCGTTCGCCTGGGGGCGGATTATATCGATGTGGAGTGGAGCTGCGGTCCGGAGGTTTTGCAGCGCTTCAAGGAACTGACGAGGGGAACCAGGACCCGGATCATCAGCTCCTGGCATAACTTTCAGGAGACGCCACAGAATCTTGGCGGATTATACACCTCGATGCGATCAGCAGGGGCCGATATCGTTAAAATCGTCACCCAGGCCAATTCCATCAACGATAACCTGAAGATTTTCGACCTGATATTTCAGGCCCAGGAGGATGATCAGGAGATCATTGCCCTGTGCATGGGTCCTCATGGCGAAATCAGCCGGATACTTGCTCCGCTGCTGGGGGCCTTCCTGACCTTCGGCTCTCTGCGGCAGGGAAAAGAATCCGCCCCGGGGCAAATCGAAGCCCGGAGCCTCCGTGATGTCTTTCGGGTCCGCGACCTCAAGGATACCGATTTTCGTCTCTATGGCCTGGTAGGCAATCCCGTTAACCAGAGTCAGGGGATTTATCTTCATAACCGCGCCTTCCAGCATCTGCAGCAGGACAGCCTGTATGTCAATTTTCTGGTGGAAGACCTGGCTTCCTTTATGCGGGGCTTTAAAGGCTATATCTGCGGGCTCAGTATTACCATGCCTCACAAGCAGAAGATCATGGATTATCTGACCGAGGTTGACCCCATAGCCCGCCGGATCGGGGCCGTCAATACGGTGGTTAAAAGAAAGAACAAATTGATCGGCTATAATACCGATATTACCGGAGCTGTTCAGGCCATTGAGGCAGTCACTCCCCTTGCCGACAAGAAAGTGGTTCTCCTGGGGGCAGGCGGGGTGGCACGGGCCATTGCTCATGGGGTGGCAAAGCAGGGAGGCAGGCTCACCATCCTGAACCGGACACCCGGCAGGGCTCAAACTCTGGCCAGAGAGCTGTTTTGCCGGTCAGGAGGACTGGAAGAGATCCAAAACCTCGAAGCTGACATTCTCATTAACGGCACCTCAGTCGGCATGGCTCCCCAGACCGAAGAAATGCCGGTACCTGAATCTGTCCTGCGACCGGGACTGGTCGTCTTTGATACCGTTTATCATCCGGCTGAGACGCGCCTGCTCAAAGAAGCCAGAGCACGGGGTTGCCTTACTATCTCAGGCGTGGATATGTTCCTGAACCAGGCGGCAGCCCAATTCACCTTGTGGACCGGCCTTGAGGCACCAATCGAGGTTATGAGGTCAGTCCTGAAATTGTGA
- a CDS encoding radical SAM protein, producing the protein MNVLLIQPPIRDFYHTGHRMYPLGLLHLASALRESGFPCEVLDAFSGERKKALPIPRSMSYLEEYYPAEDKSPFRLFGRFYHFGLLDEQIREKIAAADLVGIGTLFTPYEEESLAIARTARELGKLTLLGGCHATVAAAHLMEDPAVDYVILGEGEARIAALAEAICGCRSFESIDGLAWRSKGSVKISPPRCLVSDLDELPFPDRSLLDPDRYRFQGERYTMMLSSRGCPYRCRFCSGHTIFGHTVRLRSIESILAEMRLCYDRYRIRVFDFEDEHFTWQRERTIQVLDAIEAEFGHDPAFGLLFENGLFPHTLDREILSRLKKLGCRHLNLPLVSSSASTLTRLKRPGLSSSFARTVGEAAESDFFITGYLILGLPGSSLEEMVESIRFLAAQPVLIAPSIFYATPGMELYDECRKSGWLPEGGFTLLRSSAFAIETGQFRRLDLVTLFRLVRMLNFIKSLIDEAAGRAGEEEEAKGETAGGEIKLSAFLKSLMQEFRQDILDYRAGADLPETQPYAPETDSRSAGACSSSSITSPRPLSPRELGLWLLAQWLTDGHFAFYRVQVEKQKATPASKRKQGSGIGQEKVPCRWTYRMVRQADSERVWRIFLDLIDQTSIRGVKNPSLSPVWDISKGKIP; encoded by the coding sequence ATGAACGTTCTCCTGATCCAGCCACCGATCCGGGACTTTTATCATACCGGCCACAGAATGTATCCCCTGGGGCTTCTGCACCTGGCCTCTGCCCTGAGGGAGTCAGGCTTTCCCTGTGAGGTGCTCGATGCCTTCAGCGGAGAGCGGAAAAAAGCCCTGCCCATCCCTCGGTCAATGAGCTATCTGGAAGAATACTACCCGGCGGAGGATAAAAGTCCGTTCCGGCTTTTTGGCCGTTTCTATCATTTCGGCCTTTTGGATGAACAGATTCGTGAAAAAATTGCAGCCGCAGACCTGGTAGGCATCGGCACGCTGTTTACGCCCTATGAGGAGGAATCGCTGGCTATTGCCCGGACAGCCAGAGAACTGGGAAAATTGACCCTCCTGGGAGGATGCCATGCCACAGTCGCCGCCGCTCACCTGATGGAAGACCCCGCTGTGGACTATGTCATCCTGGGTGAGGGAGAGGCGCGGATTGCGGCCCTGGCAGAGGCCATCTGCGGCTGCAGAAGCTTTGAATCCATCGATGGGCTGGCCTGGCGGTCAAAGGGCTCGGTTAAGATATCTCCTCCGCGGTGTCTTGTGTCTGATCTTGATGAGCTGCCCTTTCCGGACCGCTCCCTGCTTGATCCTGATCGCTACCGCTTTCAGGGCGAGCGATACACCATGATGCTCTCAAGCCGGGGCTGCCCTTACCGTTGCCGGTTCTGCTCCGGGCATACGATTTTTGGCCATACCGTGCGCCTTCGCTCTATCGAGAGCATTCTGGCCGAAATGAGGCTGTGCTACGACCGCTATCGGATCAGGGTCTTCGATTTTGAAGATGAGCACTTTACCTGGCAAAGGGAGCGAACCATTCAGGTGCTCGATGCCATCGAGGCGGAATTCGGACATGATCCTGCCTTTGGCCTGCTCTTTGAAAACGGCCTCTTCCCTCACACTCTCGACCGGGAAATCCTGAGCAGGCTGAAAAAGCTCGGCTGCCGCCATCTGAACCTTCCCCTGGTCTCCTCTTCGGCAAGTACCCTCACGAGGCTGAAGAGACCGGGCTTAAGCTCCTCCTTTGCACGGACTGTCGGTGAGGCGGCAGAGAGTGACTTTTTCATCACCGGCTACCTGATTCTGGGACTTCCCGGCTCCAGCCTCGAGGAAATGGTGGAATCCATCCGCTTTCTGGCCGCACAGCCTGTGCTGATCGCACCCAGTATCTTCTATGCCACCCCCGGCATGGAGCTCTATGACGAGTGCCGGAAAAGCGGCTGGCTGCCGGAGGGAGGGTTCACGCTGCTGCGCTCTTCAGCCTTTGCGATTGAAACCGGGCAATTCCGGCGACTGGATCTTGTCACCCTCTTTCGCCTGGTCAGGATGCTCAATTTTATCAAATCGCTGATCGATGAAGCAGCAGGGAGAGCGGGGGAGGAGGAAGAAGCAAAAGGAGAGACTGCCGGGGGAGAAATAAAACTATCCGCTTTCCTGAAAAGCCTGATGCAGGAATTTCGCCAGGATATCCTGGACTACCGGGCAGGAGCCGACCTTCCGGAAACTCAACCTTACGCTCCTGAAACCGACAGCAGGAGTGCAGGTGCCTGCTCCTCCTCTTCTATCACCTCACCTCGCCCGCTTTCACCACGGGAGCTTGGGCTCTGGCTCCTGGCCCAATGGCTTACCGACGGCCATTTTGCCTTCTACCGGGTTCAGGTGGAGAAGCAAAAAGCGACTCCGGCCAGCAAGCGGAAGCAGGGATCAGGGATCGGGCAGGAAAAAGTGCCTTGCCGATGGACTTATCGGATGGTCCGACAGGCTGATTCCGAGAGGGTGTGGAGGATTTTCCTTGATTTGATAGATCAAACATCTATCCGGGGTGTCAAAAATCCGTCTCTTTCCCCGGTCTGGGATATCAGCAAAGGGAAAATACCATGA
- a CDS encoding DUF4325 domain-containing protein gives MEKRSRSREISSFIIKNVFENPQTISKVTAEKFGISRQAVSRYIKRLVEDGVLKARGRARNKVYELTDIIHKIYNVPIRPDVEEDRVWRQHVKHLLTPVPANVLDICQYGFTEIFNNAIEHSEGHTAEVTVKLTAAFVEMWISDDGIGIFNKIKKVLGLEDHHHAILELAKGKLTTDPEHHTGEGIFFTSRVFDYFSILSDQLYFCHKKSGDDWLIEDSEGEPCKGTLICMRISTFSSDTLQEIFGRYASEDTDYGFTKTRIPVSLLKYGEENLVSRSQARRLLARFDRFKEVFLDFQGIKTIGQAFADEIFRVFKKQNPQIKIIWVNADEEVEKMIMKALSDSATSSRI, from the coding sequence ATGGAGAAAAGAAGCAGGAGCAGGGAAATATCCTCTTTCATAATAAAAAATGTGTTCGAGAATCCTCAGACCATTTCAAAGGTAACGGCTGAAAAATTCGGAATTAGCCGGCAAGCTGTCAGTCGGTACATAAAAAGATTGGTTGAAGATGGTGTATTGAAAGCTCGAGGAAGAGCACGGAATAAAGTATATGAATTAACAGATATTATTCATAAGATATACAATGTGCCAATACGGCCTGATGTGGAAGAAGACAGAGTCTGGCGGCAGCATGTAAAACACTTACTCACTCCAGTTCCAGCAAATGTCTTGGATATATGTCAATATGGTTTTACTGAGATATTTAACAATGCGATTGAGCACTCAGAAGGTCATACTGCTGAGGTAACTGTTAAGCTTACGGCTGCATTTGTAGAGATGTGGATATCCGATGATGGTATTGGCATTTTTAATAAAATCAAAAAGGTGTTAGGACTTGAAGACCATCATCACGCTATTTTGGAACTGGCTAAAGGTAAGTTGACAACAGATCCTGAGCACCATACCGGTGAAGGGATATTTTTTACCAGTCGCGTATTTGACTATTTCTCGATACTATCTGATCAACTCTACTTTTGCCATAAAAAGTCGGGTGATGACTGGTTGATTGAGGACAGCGAAGGCGAACCTTGTAAAGGGACCCTGATATGCATGCGAATATCAACATTCTCTTCCGACACCCTCCAGGAAATATTTGGCAGATATGCGAGTGAGGATACCGATTACGGCTTTACAAAAACCCGGATACCCGTCAGCTTACTTAAATATGGTGAAGAGAACCTTGTATCACGTTCTCAAGCCAGGAGACTATTAGCCAGATTTGATAGATTTAAAGAGGTATTCCTCGATTTTCAAGGTATAAAGACAATTGGGCAAGCATTTGCAGATGAAATATTCAGAGTTTTTAAAAAGCAAAACCCACAAATAAAGATCATTTGGGTTAATGCTGATGAAGAAGTAGAAAAAATGATTATGAAGGCACTGTCTGATAGTGCTACGAGTTCAAGAATCTGA
- a CDS encoding ATP-binding protein, translated as MKNPFIKASSKKKHLKISLYGGPGVGKTYFALGFPNPAVIDLEGGTDFYADRFQFHVLDTKSYAEVLNAVNFLEQGNHDFRTLVIDPITVIWSALQEGRLEYKVQDPDKAIAGEEKSGFSYVDWMQIKRFYSLLMTKLVNLPMHVVMTGRLKDEYKARGGEIVKAGVKMEAEKSTPYAPDICFRLEVEDGRRVAVFEKDRTGHFDRGTTIDNPSYETFRPLLEENDDNYESQARHHEEDDAMRKDAEFFQEHEKSAKTDGCGGNYPADGSSSPASPQLLIAKFTGLKMKASLEQYEQYIHQKYGHSSVFQLTDRQIKEQKNVLQRCERDPQVKAQFETFLETGAI; from the coding sequence ATGAAAAACCCATTCATTAAAGCTTCATCCAAGAAAAAACATTTGAAAATCAGCTTATATGGTGGTCCTGGAGTAGGTAAGACATATTTTGCGCTTGGATTTCCCAATCCGGCGGTTATTGATCTTGAGGGTGGGACGGATTTTTACGCAGACCGGTTCCAGTTTCATGTGCTCGATACCAAAAGCTACGCCGAAGTCCTGAATGCCGTAAACTTCCTGGAGCAGGGAAACCACGACTTCAGGACACTGGTCATCGATCCCATCACGGTTATCTGGTCCGCCCTGCAGGAGGGAAGGCTTGAGTATAAGGTTCAGGACCCTGACAAGGCCATTGCAGGCGAAGAGAAATCGGGCTTCAGTTATGTGGATTGGATGCAGATCAAGCGGTTTTACTCGCTGCTGATGACCAAGCTCGTCAATCTGCCCATGCATGTGGTCATGACCGGAAGGCTCAAGGATGAATATAAAGCCAGGGGTGGTGAAATCGTGAAGGCCGGAGTCAAAATGGAGGCTGAAAAGTCCACTCCCTACGCCCCAGACATCTGCTTTCGTCTGGAAGTGGAGGATGGCAGACGGGTGGCGGTCTTCGAGAAGGACCGGACCGGACACTTTGACCGGGGTACCACGATCGACAACCCCAGTTATGAAACCTTCCGTCCCCTGCTGGAAGAAAATGATGATAATTATGAATCGCAGGCCAGGCACCATGAAGAAGATGATGCCATGCGCAAGGATGCCGAGTTTTTCCAGGAGCACGAAAAATCGGCTAAAACCGATGGCTGCGGCGGCAATTACCCGGCCGATGGAAGCAGCAGCCCGGCATCTCCTCAACTGCTGATAGCCAAATTCACCGGGCTGAAGATGAAAGCCTCATTGGAGCAATACGAGCAGTATATCCACCAAAAATATGGGCACTCTTCTGTCTTTCAACTTACGGACAGACAGATAAAAGAACAGAAAAACGTTCTGCAAAGGTGTGAACGGGATCCGCAAGTCAAGGCCCAGTTTGAAACTTTTCTCGAAACCGGGGCAATATGA
- a CDS encoding FAD-dependent oxidoreductase, with protein sequence MKVCIVGGVAGGATAAARLRRLNEQAQIIMFERGDYISFANCGLPYHISGKIKDRSRLLLQTPASFFSRFQVEVRVNNEVLAIEPARKSIRVKNLKTGAEYHESYDYLILSPGAYPFVPPLEGADARMFMRLRDMADMDAIIAHIREHKVREAVVIGGGFIGVEMAENLVEMGIRTHLVEMMNQVMAPFDPEMANIIHAKLAEKGVCLHLGDGIQRIVGDTKGKVILKSGAELNADVVIGALGVRPDHKLARDAGLQIGTTGGIAVDEQMRTSDPFIFAVGDAVETTQFVEGRQVHVPLAGPANRQGRIAADNICGLNSRYQKTLGTAILKVFDLQAASTGLNEKAAQRGGIKYQAIHLHPFNHAGYYPGASQMTLKVLFEVPGGRVLGAQGIGAEGVDKRIDVLATAIRAGMTVYDLEQLELSYAPPFGSAKDPVNMAGFVGSNILKGLVNVVTYDQARAIENPLFLDVRTKPEYMLGSIPQSVNIPVDELRSRMHELPKDRHIVITCQVGIRAYVAYRILKQSGFEHLYNLSGGYKTYSHSTARISPAPDCGQGNDVPDCCQSSSGNGSSSACCGTSGDSGGKTSASTSAQVEELDLTGLQCPGPIMRLSRKLETMKTGDRVAVRASDPGFTKDLPAFCQAAGLKILDTRWEGRDYHALIERAEKEHRQSGNNHNGNRKTIVVFSNDLDRALATFVIANGARAMGNEVTLFFTFWGLNILRKERATPARKPLLDRMFGMMMPKGAQRLKLSKLHMLGMGTGMMKYVMKEKNVDSLASLIEAAMKSGIKFVVCSMSMDVMGIKKEELIDGVEVGGVAQYLSEADRANMNLFI encoded by the coding sequence ATGAAAGTATGCATTGTCGGCGGTGTTGCCGGGGGGGCTACGGCTGCCGCCAGATTACGACGATTAAATGAACAGGCCCAGATTATCATGTTTGAGCGGGGTGATTACATTTCTTTTGCCAATTGCGGGCTTCCCTATCACATTTCAGGCAAGATCAAAGACCGCAGCCGGCTCCTGCTGCAAACGCCTGCCAGCTTTTTTTCCCGCTTTCAGGTCGAGGTCAGGGTCAACAACGAAGTTCTGGCCATTGAACCGGCCCGCAAGTCGATCCGGGTCAAGAACTTAAAGACGGGTGCTGAATACCATGAATCCTACGATTACCTGATCTTGTCGCCGGGAGCGTATCCTTTCGTTCCACCGCTTGAGGGTGCTGACGCCAGGATGTTCATGCGCCTTCGGGACATGGCGGATATGGATGCTATTATCGCCCATATCAGGGAGCACAAGGTAAGGGAGGCGGTAGTCATCGGTGGCGGATTCATCGGCGTTGAAATGGCCGAGAATCTGGTCGAGATGGGAATCAGGACGCATCTTGTCGAAATGATGAATCAGGTGATGGCCCCCTTTGATCCTGAAATGGCCAATATTATTCATGCCAAACTCGCGGAGAAAGGAGTCTGTCTCCACCTGGGGGATGGCATCCAGAGAATAGTCGGAGATACGAAAGGCAAAGTTATCCTGAAATCCGGGGCCGAGCTCAATGCCGATGTGGTGATCGGTGCTCTTGGTGTTCGGCCTGACCATAAGCTGGCCAGGGATGCTGGGCTTCAGATTGGGACAACGGGCGGGATTGCGGTTGATGAGCAGATGAGGACCAGTGATCCCTTCATTTTTGCCGTAGGTGATGCGGTTGAAACCACCCAGTTTGTTGAGGGAAGACAAGTGCACGTTCCTCTGGCCGGACCGGCCAACAGGCAGGGCCGCATTGCTGCGGATAACATTTGCGGCCTGAACTCCCGCTATCAGAAGACCCTGGGCACGGCCATCCTCAAAGTTTTCGATCTCCAGGCCGCTTCGACGGGCCTGAATGAAAAAGCAGCCCAAAGAGGCGGCATCAAGTATCAGGCGATACATCTGCACCCGTTTAACCATGCAGGCTATTATCCGGGCGCTTCGCAGATGACCCTGAAGGTCCTGTTTGAAGTACCGGGCGGCAGGGTTCTCGGTGCTCAGGGAATCGGAGCTGAAGGAGTTGATAAGCGAATCGATGTCCTTGCCACAGCTATCCGCGCCGGGATGACGGTTTACGACCTGGAGCAGTTGGAGTTATCCTATGCACCTCCCTTTGGTTCGGCCAAGGATCCGGTAAATATGGCCGGGTTTGTCGGCAGCAATATTCTCAAAGGGTTAGTGAATGTTGTTACCTATGACCAGGCCAGAGCGATCGAAAATCCTCTCTTTCTGGATGTCCGGACCAAACCGGAATATATGCTGGGCAGTATCCCGCAGTCAGTCAATATTCCGGTCGATGAGCTGCGCTCACGGATGCATGAATTGCCAAAGGACCGGCATATCGTCATAACCTGTCAGGTTGGTATCAGAGCCTATGTGGCCTATAGAATCCTGAAGCAGTCCGGCTTTGAGCATCTGTACAACCTGTCGGGAGGATATAAGACCTACAGCCATTCCACGGCCAGAATTTCACCCGCTCCTGACTGCGGCCAGGGGAACGATGTCCCCGATTGCTGCCAAAGCAGTTCAGGCAATGGCTCATCCTCGGCTTGCTGCGGCACTTCGGGGGATTCGGGTGGGAAAACCTCGGCAAGCACATCAGCTCAGGTTGAAGAGCTTGATCTGACCGGACTCCAATGTCCCGGACCGATTATGAGACTATCCCGGAAGCTGGAAACCATGAAGACGGGTGATCGGGTAGCGGTCAGAGCCTCAGACCCTGGATTTACCAAGGACCTGCCGGCTTTCTGCCAGGCCGCGGGCCTCAAAATCCTCGATACCCGCTGGGAAGGTCGTGATTATCATGCCCTGATTGAGAGAGCGGAGAAGGAACACCGCCAGTCGGGGAATAACCATAACGGAAACAGAAAGACAATCGTTGTTTTTTCAAACGATCTTGACAGGGCTCTGGCAACCTTTGTTATTGCCAATGGAGCACGGGCAATGGGGAATGAGGTGACCTTATTCTTCACCTTCTGGGGGCTCAACATTCTGCGAAAAGAGCGGGCTACTCCGGCCCGTAAGCCTCTGCTCGACCGAATGTTCGGCATGATGATGCCAAAAGGCGCACAGCGCTTGAAACTTTCCAAACTGCATATGCTGGGCATGGGAACAGGCATGATGAAGTATGTCATGAAAGAAAAAAACGTCGATTCTTTAGCCAGTTTAATAGAAGCAGCGATGAAATCAGGTATCAAGTTCGTTGTCTGCTCGATGTCGATGGATGTCATGGGGATAAAAAAGGAAGAGCTCATCGATGGCGTCGAGGTCGGCGGAGTCGCTCAATACCTGAGTGAAGCGGACCGGGCAAACATGAATTTGTTCATTTGA
- a CDS encoding endonuclease NucS domain-containing protein translates to MNLFTIDKNGKLIPYKEHDFKDSNRETDLEALLENNPEYFFEEGKIFIIGRQVTTNLNSFIDLLGLDKAGNTVVIELKRGKTPRETIAQLLEYASFIENNEGTKAIACPKFVDSMVF, encoded by the coding sequence ATGAATCTATTCACTATTGATAAAAATGGAAAGTTGATCCCGTATAAGGAGCATGATTTCAAAGATTCCAATCGAGAAACTGATCTGGAAGCCTTGCTTGAGAACAATCCTGAGTACTTCTTTGAAGAGGGTAAAATTTTCATAATTGGCCGTCAGGTCACTACTAACCTAAATTCTTTCATTGACCTACTAGGTCTTGATAAGGCCGGTAATACTGTAGTTATAGAATTAAAGAGAGGGAAAACTCCTCGTGAAACGATTGCTCAGTTATTAGAGTATGCATCGTTCATTGAAAATAATGAAGGTACAAAGGCAATAGCATGCCCGAAATTTGTAGATTCTATGGTCTTCTAA
- a CDS encoding DUF4160 domain-containing protein encodes MNYNEHNPPHFHVRYQDQEITVEIQTGTVQGKMSQRALKMIFEWYEQHIEELHLDWNLAQERKPLKRIDPLP; translated from the coding sequence GTGAACTACAATGAGCATAATCCACCGCATTTCCATGTGAGATACCAGGATCAAGAAATCACTGTTGAAATCCAAACAGGAACTGTACAGGGGAAGATGTCTCAGCGTGCACTGAAAATGATCTTTGAATGGTATGAGCAGCATATCGAAGAATTACACCTGGATTGGAACCTGGCTCAGGAAAGAAAACCGCTTAAAAGAATAGACCCATTACCTTAA